The Neoarius graeffei isolate fNeoGra1 chromosome 7, fNeoGra1.pri, whole genome shotgun sequence genome includes a region encoding these proteins:
- the prokr1b gene encoding prokineticin receptor 1b translates to MANITHVAVVFVDPDSQVPRDKHDPYLDLYEMDYGIPAEEMPDTTQGLAYFVATIVIGVVLVCIMLVCGIGNFLFIVTLARYKKLRNLTNLLIANLAISDFLVAVVCCPFLVDYYVVKQLSWDHGKVLCVCVNYLRTVSLYVSTNALLAIAVDRYMAIIHPLRPRMKHQTAYCLITGVWIVPVIISIPSAYFTSATKVPHSANRSKTFCAQIWTVDQQLYYRSYYLFIFAVEFFCPVLSMALCYMRISRELWFKSVPGFQTDQIRKRLRCRKKTVMVLIGILTAYILCWVPYYGYTILRDFYPTLISREKNSLVAFYIIECIAMSNSMINTFCFVSVKNSTAMYFKRIVLLRWKSTYTSRKTDVRTLSMPVTEEIDCIQMR, encoded by the exons ATGGCAAACATTACACATGTGGCAGTAGTGTTTGTGGACCCCGACAGCCAAGTGCCCAGAGACAAGCATGATCCTTACCTAGACCTTTATGAAATGGACTATGGGATCCCAGCTGAGGAAATGCCAGACACCACTCAGGGCCTGGCGTATTTTGTGGCCACCATTGTTATTGGAGTGGTTCTTGTCTGCATTATGCTAGTGTGTGGCATTGGTAACTTCTTGTTTATAGTAACCCTGGCCCGCTACAAGAAGCTGCGAAACCTCACCAATCTCCTGATCGCAAACCTGGCCATCTCTGATTTTCTTGTGGCTGTTGTGTGCTGCCCCTTCTTGGTGGATTACTATGTAGTAAAACAGCTGTCCTGGGACCATGGGAAAGTGCTCTGCGTCTGTGTTAACTACCTCCGAACTGTGTCTCTGTACGTGTCCACCAACGCCTTACTGGCCATTGCTGTGGACAG GTACATGGCAATCATTCACCCATTAAGGCCCAGGATGAAACATCAGACTGCCTACTGTTTGATAACAGGTGTGTGGATTGTTCCGGTCATCATATCCATACCATCTGCGTACTTTACTTCTGCGACCAAAGTGCCTCACAGTGCCAATCGCAGTAAAACCTTCTGTGCTCAGATCTGGACAGTGGACCAGCAGCTTTACTACCGTTCCTACTATCTCTTCATTTTTGCCGTGGAGTTCTTTTGCCCAGTCCTGAGCATGGCCCTGTGCTACATGCGCATCTCCAGGGAGCTTTGGTTCAAAAGTGTCCCTGGTTTCCAGACAGATCAGATCCGGAAGCGCTTGCGTTGCCGGAAGAAGACAGTCATGGTGCTCATTGGGATCCTCACAGCATACATTCTCTGCTGGGTCCCTTATTATGGCTACACCATTCTGCGTGATTTTTACCCAACCCTTATTTCCAGGGAGAAGAACTCACTGGTGGCATTTTACATAATTGAGTGTATTGCCATGAGCAACAGTATGATCAACACCTTTTGCTTTGTCAGTGTGAAGAATAGCACAGCAATGTATTTCAAGAGAATTGTACTACTTCGTTGGAAATCCACATACACCTCTAGGAAGACAGATGTGAGGACACTGTCCATGCCTGTGACTGAGGAAATTGACTGTATACaaatgaggtaa